The Numida meleagris isolate 19003 breed g44 Domestic line unplaced genomic scaffold, NumMel1.0 unplaced_Scaffold567, whole genome shotgun sequence region GGAGCAGAAGCCCATGTTGTTTTAACTTGAAGTTTCCAGCTTCCACGGTCAGATATTGTGCCACAGACTTTGGGCAGCACTGGGTAGAGTGCCTTAGTGCTTATGCACAcgggcagcacagcaggaggggCAGGACAGCTTTTGCCCACAGACACTGCAGCATACATGCTGGCTCCTGTTGGCCATTTTTTGCCTGTTAATATTATCTGTACGTTTCATTGAGTGTCCTCAGCTTGAAGCTGAACCCGCGCAGGGGTCCGAGATGCCTACTGGGACAAAGTTAACTGCAAAAGGAATCAGTGAGTgctagttctaaaactttccatttcagcatCACTTGATGTGTGAACAACCTTGCTTTCTCAATAATTCTGCTTCACAAGATGCACTGGAGTCACAACAGACTGCTTTTATCTTTGTACCCACCACGTGCAAGGACTTCTTCCTCAGATTTCTCATGTATTGTTTTGGATTAGAGTGCACCAAGATAGAAAGTTGCTCGTTGTGGCATAACAAGCAATGGGATAACAAGCCATGGAAGTTTGccaaactggggaaaaacagcGAAAGGTTGGCCAAAAGCCTCTGAGATGACGCTGATCTTGATGAGcggattgagtgcaccctcagtaagtttgcagacgacaccaggttgggagggagtgttgatctgtcAGATGGTAgaaaggctctgcagagggacctggatagaccGGATCGATGGGCTAAGGTAAACTGGATGAGTTTTAATAGGGCCAAGagttgggtcctgcactttgggcACAGCAATCACAGACAGCCGTACAGGCTTggagaggagtggctggaaagctgcccgACGGAAGTTGCCTGACGAGACCTCggtgtgctgatggactgtcagctgaatgtgagccagcagtgtgcccaggtggccaagaaggacaatggcatcctggctgggaTCAGaaatggggtggtgagcaggactggGGAAGTCATCCTGTCCCTGgactcggcactggtgaggccccacctcgagtcCTGGGTTCAGatttgggtgcctcagtacagaaaggacatggaggtgctggagcaggtccaaagaagggcaacaaggctggggaagggcttggagaatatgtcctatgaagagagactgaaggaactggggctgtttagtctggggaagaggaggctgaggggagacctcattgctctcttcaaacacctgaaaggtgattgcagcgagagcggggctggtctcttctccctggtgacaggtgacaggagaacgggaaatggcctcaagttgcaccaggtgaggtttaggttggatatcaggacaAACTTCTATACAGTAAGGGTCGttcagcactggaacagactccccggggaggtggtgaagtcaccatccctgaatgagtttaaaaaccgtttggatgtggtgctcagggacgtgATTTGGAGGTGGGGTGTTAGAGTGAGGGTAGTATGGTTcggttgcggttggacttgacgatcttgaaggtctttttaaacatgagcaattctatgattctatgattctgtgatgatggAAAAATGGGGATTAAGTAAATGATCGTACGGCCACCGTAAATGCAACTGCGTGTGCCCAGAAGGACATGAGCATACATGAAGgagttcttggaaaagaatgaatatggATGCCAATGCactgcatatgtatgtcttaactgttcaaatgtagaacctgaactctgagagggTGTGCTTGCTGGTCAAGTCACCCAGTATGTGTCGTGAGGAATAAAGAAATGCCGCCTTCTAACACCACGctggagttagagagttttcttcctgggTTTTGGATGACAAGATCTCAATACCTCCTGACGGTTACTGAGAAcattttctgtgggtttttttttttggttttttttttggatggcATTTAGGGGCATCTCTGATTCTGATCAATACATTTTGTAAGAGCAGATGTCTGTCTCATTTCAGTGCCGCACGGGATTGTTTTTCATCACTCAGATGCCTCTAGCCCTGTCTTGGTGCACCTTTGCACTTTTCTCTGAGGTTTGCCCCGGTTTTTAACACGGGACgaaggagaaggggaagttGGGGAGGATGTGGTGTAGACCTCACAGAGGAACGAGTGCAAAGAGCTAGGGAGAAGAAGTCCAGGCCCAGTGACAGGCGTTCATCCTGGAATGCAGTCTGGACAGACCTGTGGTCAGGAAACAGTGCTGCTTTCCAATTCCAGTTATAGCAGGGCAGTAGGGTCTGGACTTCTTCAAGCTCTTCTGCCTCGGAGCACTATGGGGTATTTCAGGCTGAGGCTGGGATTCGTGTCACCTCCCTTCCTCTAAGCTGATCTCCGTGACAACTTTACAGGACATCTGTGTGGTTGCTTTAGATATGAAACCCCTGCAACTTCCCAAGAGGTGACGTGTTATCCAGCAAGTGTGATCTCATCCCAGctgctggagtgctgtgtcctaAGGGAAAGAATTCCCtgaaacacatttcattttccatcccAGCATGACAGACAGAGGGTAGGAAGAAAGAAGATaggaaaaatcctttttttttttcaccccatCCACACATTTTCTAGTGGCTGGAGGTCTCTGTCTATCTACTTTCCCATCAAAGAGTAAGACCTGGGATAAGGAGTATTCTGTTTTGCTCACTGGTGTGTCTGCTTGTTTCCAGCTGCGCACGGTGCTCCTGAGAGGGATGCTGGAGGGAAATCTCACCGAGGTGATAGAGTTTGTTCTCGAAGGCTTCACTGACAGCCCTCAGGTACGAGCCCTCCTCTTcacactgctgctcctcctttACACTGCCAGCCTGGTGGGGAATCTCACCATCATCACGTTAACCCGAGTCGACTCCCGCCTGCAGACCCCCATGTACTTTTTCCTCTGTAACCTGTCCTTCATTGACATCACCTACTCCTCTGCGATCGCTCCCAAGACGCTGGTGAACCTGTTAGCGGAGAAGAAGGTAATTTCATTTCCGGGCTGTGCTGcacaattttttcttcactctttttcCATCAATGCTGAAGTTGTGCTCCTAGCCGTGATGGCGTATGATCGGTTTGTATCTGTTTGCAACCCACTGCGGTACGTGGTCCTCATGTCCAGACAGGAGTGTGCTCGGTTGGTCTCTGTTTCGTACCTGTGTGGATGCATCAGTTCGGTTGCCCACACGGCTTCCCTGTTCAGCCTGTCTTTCTGCGGGTCCCATGTCATCGATCACTTTTTCTGCGACATCCCCccgctgcagcagctctcctgctctgACACGCGTTTTGCTCGCGCAGTGCACATGgcctttgctgcagcagcaggctcaggcactgCCAGCATCATCCTCATCTCTTACCTGTGCATCATCTTTGCTGTCCTGCAGATTCGTGCTGCCCAAGACAGGTGGAAAGCTTTTTCCACCTGTGCCTCCCACCTGTCTGCCGTCACCCTGTTTTATGGGACTCTCTTCTTCATCTACTTAAGACCAGTGCCCAGCATCTCTGCTGATCAGTGCAAAGTGGCGGCTGTGTTTTACACGCTGGTAATCCCTGCGGTGAACCCCCTGATTTACAGCCTGAGGAACAGGGAGGTGAAGGATGCCCTGAGGAGGTTGatactgaaaatgtttgtcAATAAGTAAAATCATCTCATGGAACAAATCTGAAGGTGTGTAAGATTAGGAGGTGACTACACAGAGTATAACTTGCGTCTTgtcaaaaacagcaaaaacaccTCAATGAAGAcatccaaagcagaaaaagaaacgTTGGGCCAATGGAGATGATCTTCTTGTACTGAGAGAGAGGAGATTGTGTATAGCATATGACAGATTATGATAGAAAATCATCAGGCAGCTCTAGCGATGAGGCAGAAGTCCACTCTCAACATGAGAGTGTGACCCCCATCACCGTAATCTGTATTGTGAGGAATATTCCAGAAACTAAAAACATAAGAATGGTGGTATACTGAGTTGTACCAAGGAGTTGCATCACCAGCTCAAACAAAACAGCACCTAACCTTTGCAGGAGAAGTTCTTTCCAGGTCTGCATGACTTCATCCACCAAATGCCCACGTCAAGCCAGCTGTCTAGGTTTCCTTGCAGGTCATATAGGAAGAACTGTGTCTCTTGAGAACTTCCCCCTCTCCTCAGGCACCTATCTTAGCATAGGAGCTTTCTTTTTGAAGGTTTCTGCTTGCCGAAGAATGTGAGCAACGACAAGTACAGGGTAGAATATGTGTCACCcggctttgtttttcttgagaGAAATAACGCAATGCTCGCATTCCTAATTTCCAAGCTCTGTTTAGTGGGTTCCATTTGTTCCTATGTAATCCTTTCACCTTTGCACATTACTTACACACCTGCCAGGCAttagaaataatagtaatagtCTGTTAAAAGATACTCTTCTGTAGCATTTATGCCCAGAGCTTATTGTTGTCAGCTGTGATTTCAGAGATGTTGTGGGTagcctgctctgcaggcagttGAAATCTTTTAGATTGGGTGCTGCTAATGAATTACAGACATTCCAGAAAGTGGAGTTTTTATTCCCAGGGCTTATATCTGTAAAGGCTGTGAGGAAGGAGAACGTCTGCTCCTTGAAGGTATTGGTCAGGGCtcttttcccttgtcctatcactacagatcctgctaaagagtctggcctcttctttcttagagcccccctttagatactgaaaggccactctcaggtcacctcgcagccttctcttctccaggctgcacagccccagttcccagcctgtcctcataggagaggtgttccatcccttggaccagttttgcagccctcctctggacgcactccaacaggtccatgtctctcttgcactgaggactccacatctggatgcagtactgcaggggaagtctcaccagtgcagagcagaggggcaggatcccctcccactccctgctgAGACAAGTTCACCCACCTTGTTACCAAGGGAAGCCTGCTGGAGGCTGtgtccccaagctgctggagttgaAAAAGCACTTGGAACACGCTCTCAGAGATACGATTTGAGATTTGGGTGGTCCTGCATGGAACTAGGAGTGGCAGTCAAAGAtccttgtaggtcccttccaactcagggtatACTATAATTTCATGATTCTACAGACTCGCAGGATGTCACGTGTTCTCAAGGCTGCTGACTGGTTACATGGGCTTTCTGGCTGCAGTGATGGGATACAAGAGAAATTTTGGCCCCAGtagaggcagagctgctggcaggagtCACTGCCCAGCCAGGAgggatgctcagagcctgaGCCATCCCAGCTGAGAAAAGTCCTTTGCCAAGGCAGTCCATAGGGCCATTGGCTTAGGCCACAGCTATCTCACTCTGCTGGAGGGTGTTCAAGCCTTTTCTCTGTGCCTTTGCTGGATCCAGGGTTCAAGATAGACTTGCAGAGCCTCCATGGGTGTTGTGTTTTAAtccagcaggtggctgagcaccacacacTCGTTCACTCACTCCCCACTCTTCCTAGTGGGATGGGGGAAGAGAATccgaaaaaaaaaaccaaccacaaaGAAGAACTGATGGttaaataaaactatttactaagacagaaaaagaaaaggataataattatgacaaatacacatatatacatatacatacgAATGTACATATGTTATGCACATGCAGTTGTTCACCACCCCCCAATTAATGCCAAGCTAGCCCCCCAAGAAGCAAAAGTGAGcgagatgaactcccacccccttcaaaactccttccacatgatgtcatatggtacaGAATTCCCCTTTGGCCAGTTCCAGTCACCTAttctaattctgttccctcccagctccttgggccctttgctgaagatggccttggctctgtacaataCTGTTGAGCAACAACTAGAAACATTGGTGGACCAGAcgctcagaagaaaacaattctgtcccagcagAAACAAGGAACATATCCACCTCTTACTCCATAGCATTTACTAAGGTAGTATTTCAGGCAGTGGCACAGGACACAGGATATGTTTCCAGACATTCGGTGGTTGCTTCCACCACTCTAAATACCTGGCGAGTTTGTGAGAGTGATTGAATCCACCTGCCAGGCCTCCCCATATTTACATTTCAGCCATTGGCCTCTATACCAGAGGAGCTTTATCTGCTCTGGAGAAACAATTCCCTTCCGTctgaaactaaaacaaacatctttatcagtgacatagacgatgggatggagtgcaccctcagcaagctggCAGACAACACAAGCTGAGCGGCGCAGTTGACAGAAGGAAGAGGCGTTATCCAGAGGGACGTgtacaggcttgaaaagtgggcccagGCGAACTGAACGAGGTTCCACAAGGCCAAATACAAGGTGTTCCACGTGGGacatagaatgaatcatagaatggcctgggttgaaaaggacctcaaagatcactaAGTTTCAAGCCCCCCGCttgagtgcagggttgccaaccactagaccaggctgcccagagccacgtccagcctggccttgaatgcttccagggatggggcatccacaacctccttgggcaacctgttccatgtgcatcaccaccctctgtgtgaaaaacttcctcctaagTTGGGGTCGGGGTAATTTCAGATACGTGTACAGACAAGGAGAAATCCTTGAAAGTAgtcctgcccagggctgtgctggggccgGAAGGCTGCACTGCTCCATAGCGATGAAGGCCACTGCCCCACCCTCCATTATGGGCTGGGCCAGCACACAGCATAGAAGGCCGCTGGTGCACAACCCCCCACGGCATTCACTGTCTCCACACCCACACGACAGGGACGGGAGGCAGTGGACGCTACGGGGTCAGGGGCAGCTGTCCTCACAGACCCCAGGAGGGAGAGCGACCATTGGTGACCATTGGCCACAGCTTTTGGAGGCTGAGGGTCTCTTCTGATCCCCGTGACCATGCTGCGGGACAGTGTGGGACGGGGACAGGCAAAGTGCAGCCGGCCCTCTCCCCATCGGGGCCCACCACAGCCCCCCGCCAGCCCTGCACAGAGGGAGGGGCACAGGCGGGAGCTAGAGGTGCTGCGGGCCCAACTGGAGGGCGAGCGGCTCCgctcccaggagctgcagcgCCGCTGGGCCGCCAAGAGacaccagctgcaggaggcagcagaacGGGAGCGGCAGCTCCTGGCCGACCGACTGTGCTCCAAGTGGGAGCAGGAGCAAGCATCAGAGATGCAGTGACTGTGGGAGCTGAGCCAGAGGCAGCGGGCAGCGGAGATCCGCCAGCTGCTGCAGGCGAAGGAGGCCGAGCTCTGCCAgatgcaggagcagctgcagcagcagtgcaacGACACTGTCCTCCATGCACGGACCATGCAGCGGCAGCTGGCGGAGGAGCTGGTGAGGCGCAGCACGGGCAGCAGCGTGGCCTGTGGAAAGCTGCAGGAAGTCCAGcggcagctctgctggaagtCCCGTGGAGAGCAGGCCGCCCACATCCTGCGCCTCCAGCGTGAACTGCAGGGGCAGAGAAGGCGCTTCCTGCAGTAC contains the following coding sequences:
- the LOC110391864 gene encoding olfactory receptor 5AP2-like gives rise to the protein MLEGNLTEVIEFVLEGFTDSPQVRALLFTLLLLLYTASLVGNLTIITLTRVDSRLQTPMYFFLCNLSFIDITYSSAIAPKTLVNLLAEKKVISFPGCAAQFFLHSFSINAEVVLLAVMAYDRFVSVCNPLRYVVLMSRQECARLVSVSYLCGCISSVAHTASLFSLSFCGSHVIDHFFCDIPPLQQLSCSDTRFARAVHMAFAAAAGSGTASIILISYLCIIFAVLQIRAAQDRWKAFSTCASHLSAVTLFYGTLFFIYLRPVPSISADQCKVAAVFYTLVIPAVNPLIYSLRNREVKDALRRLILKMFVNK